The Planctellipticum variicoloris DNA window AGACGTACAGCCGGCGCCACCCGCCGTAAAGTATCAACGCTCACACCCGTGGTCATGCTGCTGGCGCTGCTGACGTGACGTGTCGCCTGAAGAACGATCGCAAGGCCAAGACATCATGCGAGAAGACGCCAGCTACATCTGCGATTCCTGCGGCGAGGAGATCGTCATCCCGCTGGATGTCACGCAGGGCGCGAGTCAGGAGTACGTCGAAGACTGTCCGGTCTGCTGCCGGGCGAACGTCATTCAC harbors:
- a CDS encoding CPXCG motif-containing cysteine-rich protein, which produces MREDASYICDSCGEEIVIPLDVTQGASQEYVEDCPVCCRANVIHVEFDDDGDARVWSEPEQD